One Temnothorax longispinosus isolate EJ_2023e chromosome 8, Tlon_JGU_v1, whole genome shotgun sequence genomic region harbors:
- the LOC139817474 gene encoding guanylate kinase isoform X1: MPILPIQWFRTIKIGYSNMIHKGPRPLVLCGPSGTGKSTLIKRLFDEFPDTFKFSVSHTTRMPRPGEEDGTHYHFTDKEKMQQQMKNGEFIETATFSGNLYGTSKRAVEEVQRVGKICVLDIDIQGVKQIKRTDLNPFYVFVKPPSIEELERRLKARNTETEESLERRLSIARSELEYGETPGNFDVVIENDELEKTYEILRNFILATYNLRCSTGGTTS, from the exons ATGCCCATATTGCCCATACAATGGTTTAGGACAATAAAGATAG GCTATTCCAATATGATTCACAAAGGACCACGTCCGTTGGTACTCTGTGGCCCCTCCGGCACTGGCAAGAGTACCTTGATAAAACGATTGTTTGACGAATTTCCTGACACCTTCAAATTTTCGGTATCCCATACGACTAGAATGCCACGGCCTGGCGAAGAGGATGGGACTCACTATCATTTCAcagacaaagaaaaaatgcaaCAACAAATGAAAAATGGCGAGTTTATTGAAACTGCTACATTTAGCGGAAATCTATATGGGACGAG CAAACGAGCGGTCGAGGAGGTGCAGCGCGTAGGAAAGATATGCGTATTAGATATCGATATACAAGGTGTGAAACAAATCAAACGCACCGATCTCAATCCCTTTTACGTATTCGTGAAACCACCGTCCATTGAGGAATTGGAGCGACGATTAAAGGCTAGAAATACAGAAACTGAAGAATCCTTGGAGCGCAGATTATCGATTGCCAGATCTGAGCTAGAATACG GTGAAACACCGGGTAACTTTGACGTTGTCATAGAAAATGACGAATTGGAAAAAACCTATGAGATTTTGCGCAACTTTATATTGGCCACGTATAATCTGCGTTGCAGTACAG gcgGGACAACAAGCTAG
- the LOC139817780 gene encoding uncharacterized protein, translating to MSPMTRISFYLLMSLSTLSTSTARTTVDKAYKMIVKNYIPRSAESENLKIILTYVRGMQKFYPSTFSLVSSDGRSGFVDLLSRYVASESIVSYKITTNDFSRKYTWQSRIDLTWILIVDDGMNIFNSLVHEQGHIWKATNQYLIIVTTPTSTILPGEIFQAVWKTYGVYRIVVISIEDDFRCLSRYLPFEKNRRNGEYGVVRKVCLTDREDNVELYANFENLNGYPIRVVVFPSLMMEVAFDQDATTTTTTTTSPKLSGLDAKAMLLLERAMGARFRVNVFRIKVNSTSTSTNGEDYADPFHRTLQYIETGESEIIITSFFVQQYRGDKYEYRRYEFTASIYEDKLCLIAPTAGFVPKSHMPIMSFAPDLWVALAIYNLLVSVLWYLVKYYSVSFRRREAVLLPLARRTTPKTPSFAVIFSRGHSFTRSNSSLAPPPPPPPPRIPPYVSSCFDLVETSCYPLKENESGGSAGGGTTTAQRAFLIGTLFFGLIITGLYQSCLMSSLSDPFHYPELNTLEDVASTNLTIITKYYNMKENTFAGNTTLDNKLRSKTKVFVSKERTYDVVAFGRRTIAISRYASIKLNDMSRYYDVDGNELLHIIEEYPTTYLLAYVMRLHSPYRERINGVLLRMQQAGLVHLWYERMAYPSYVAEQRRRVDKSERKIKLTIEHYSLTFIGLVVGLLSCTVVFLAELYFAKISHSPHQSP from the coding sequence ATGTCACCGATGACACGTatatcgttttatttattgatgtcGTTGTCAACGTTGTCAACGTCAACAGCGAGGACTACAGTAGACAAAGCGTACAAGATGATCGTAAAAAACTATATACCGAGATCGGCGGAAagtgaaaatttgaaaattattttgacgtACGTTCGAGGCATGCAAAAATTCTATCCATCGACATTTTCTCTCGTTTCTTCCGACGGCCGATCCGGCTTCGTAGATCTTTTATCGAGATACGTGGCGAGCGAGTCTATCGTTAGCTACAAAATCACGACAAACGACTTCTCACGGAAGTATACGTGGCAGAGTCGCATTGATCTTACATGGATCTTGATCGTCGACGATGGGATGaatattttcaattctttGGTGCACGAGCAAGGCCATATCTGGAAGGCTACCAATCAATACCTAATAATCGTCACCACTCCGACGAGCACGATTTTGCCGGGGGAGATTTTTCAGGCAGTTTGGAAGACTTACGGCGTCTATAGGATCGTCGTTATTTCGATAGAAGATGACTTTCGATGTCTGAGCAGGTATCTGCCGTTCGAGAAGAATCGGCGAAACGGCGAATACGGCGTTGTACGTAAGGTCTGTTTGACGGACCGGGAAGATAACGTCGAGCTGTACGCCAACTTTGAAAACTTGAATGGATATCCTATACGCGTGGTCGTGTTCCCGTCTCTGATGATGGAAGTTGCGTTCGACCAAGatgcgacgacgacgacgacgacgacgacgagtcCCAAGTTGAGCGGACTGGACGCGAAGGCGATGCTGCTGCTGGAGCGAGCGATGGGAGCTCGGTTTCGCGTCAACGTCTTTCGCATCAAAGTCAACTCCACTTCCACTTCCACTAACGGGGAGGATTACGCGGATCCGTTTCATCGTACTCTTCAATACATCGAGACTGGTGAGTCGGAGATAATCATCACCAGTTTCTTCGTTCAGCAGTATCGAGGAGACAAGTACGAGTATCGAAGGTACGAGTTTACAGCTAGCATTTACGAGGACAAGCTGTGCCTGATCGCGCCGACGGCCGGTTTCGTGCCGAAATCGCACATGCCAATAATGTCATTCGCGCCTGATCTGTGGGTGGCTCTCGCGATATACAACCTTCTCGTCTCCGTCCTGTGGTACCTCGTCAAATACTACAGCGTGTCGTTTCGTCGACGAGAGGCCGTTCTCCTTCCCCTAGCGCGAAGGACGACACCAAAGACACCCTCTTTCGCGGTCATTTTTTCACGCGGTCATTCTTTCACGCGATCAAACTCGAGTTtagcgccgccgccgccgccgccgccgccgagaATACCGCCTTACGTTTCGTCGTGCTTCGATCTCGTCGAAACTTCATGTTACCCGTTGAAGGAGAATGAGAGCGGTGGGAGCGCCGGCGGTGGCACGACGACCGCTCAGAGAGCCTTCTTGATCGGCACGCTTTTCTTCGGGCTCATCATCACCGGCCTCTATCAAAGTTGCCTCATGTCCAGCTTGAGCGATCCTTTTCATTATCCCGAACTGAATACTTTGGAGGATGTCGCTTCCACGAATCTCACCATCATCACCAAGTACTACAACATGAAGGAGAACACGTTCGCGGGGAATACCACTCTGGATAACAAGTTGCGGAGTAAGACCAAGGTGTTTGTCTCGAAAGAGCGTACCTACGACGTCGTGGCCTTTGGTAGGAGGACGATCGCCATCAGTCGTTACGCGTCGATCAAGCTGAACGACATGTCCAGGTACTACGATGTGGACGGCAACGAGCTGCTGCACATAATCGAGGAATACCCGACCACTTACTTGTTGGCCTACGTAATGAGGCTCCACTCGCCATATCGGGAGAGAATCAACGGCGTACTGTTACGGATGCAGCAGGCGGGTCTAGTTCATTTGTGGTACGAGCGCATGGCTTATCCGTCCTATGTGGCCGAGCAGAGAAGAAGGGTGGACAAGAGCGAGAGGAAGATTAAACTCACCATTGAGCACTACTCTCTCACTTTCATCGGGCTTGTCGTCGGTTTACTCTCTTGCACAGTCGTGTTTCTCGCGGAACTCTATTTCGCCAAGATCAGTCACTCGCCTCATCAGTCGCCGTAG
- the LOC139817471 gene encoding uncharacterized protein, translated as MASRRYALLAAILITIFLDVSSIVATAAAVAWNPKISRYIGSYNLDKGPVFYEAYYPDSRDAYQEKRYFGRNTVLETSFQVPLERFAYSAERERTAADHPISINESFVVVDNEETVPREQRKARVSRRTYDARTTSQLAPFSNKRSTIFDDDKNSQVANIEEISKLVKRAISRDLETWNALEGYLDRTIHQDRPQLGMYSREINKNREGDGFVSKLFPGNRGPKDLSERPSIFEASPSLPGKLDRHDEKQGPIYANENAMTSETRVSGTQAVDTSPPIDVISDSSSPENIFQPRPQLIKYMFFKRPGPPRIDKQNEKAIDESTPRTSGDNLMREEIVDNNGRRVEENVKVTSIEISDVPRHKTRHHHGEWPKRAYSIHRHHSRPAYPTVS; from the exons ATGGCTTCTCGAAGATATGCGCTATTGGCAGCGATTCTAATCACTATTTTTTTAG aCGTATCATCAATCGTCGCCACTGCCGCTGCTGTCGCGTGGaatccaaaaatatctag GTACATAGGTAGTTACAACTTGGACAAGGGACCGGTGTTCTACGAGGCGTACTATCCGGACTCTCGCGACGCTTATCAGGAGAAACGCTACTTTGGCCGCAATACAGTGTTGGAGACGAGTTTTCAAGTGCCCTTGGAGCGCTTCGCGTACTcggccgagagagagagaaccgcCGCGGATCATCCTATTTCGATTAATGAATCGTTCGTCGTTGTGGATAACGAGGAGACCGTACCGAGAGAACAACGGAAAGCGCGAGTGTCTCGACGCACGTACGATGCACGTACGACGAGTCAACTCGCGCCTTTCTCCAATAAACGTTCAACAATTTTCGacgatgataaaaattcgcaAGTTGCGAATATCGAGGAAATTTCCAAGCTGGTTAAAAGAGCGATTTCCCGCGATCTAGAGACGTGGAACGCCCTTGAAGGATATCTCGATCGCACCATCCATCAAGATCGGCCTCAGCTGGGGATGTATTCTAGAGAAATCAACAAAAATAGAGAAGGCGATGGTTTCGTAAGTAAATTGTTTCCAGGAAATCGTGGACCTAAAGATTTGTCGGAACGGCCGTCGATTTTTGAGGCGTCGCCGTCGTTGCCTGGAAAATTGGATCGGCATGATGAAAAACAGGGACCTATATATGCGAATGAAAATGCGATGACGAGCGAGACGAGAGTAAGCGGTACGCAAGCTGTTGATACATCACCGCCGATCGATGTCATCTCCGATTCGTCATCTCCGGAGAACATTTTTCAACCGCGGCCTCAACTGATCAAGTATATGTTTTTCAAGAGACCAGGACCTCCCCGGATCGACAAACAAAATGAGAAGGCGATCGACGAATCTACACCACGGACTTCCGGTGACAATCTCATGCGTGAAGAAATCGTCGACAACAACGGCAGACGAGTAGAAGAAAATGTCAAAGTGACGTCTATCGAAATAAGCGACGTGCCGCGACACAAAACGCGTCATCATCACGGTGAATGGCCTAAACGAGCGTACTCCATTCATCGTCATCACTCGCGACCCGCTTACCCGACTGTCTCATAG
- the LOC139817474 gene encoding guanylate kinase isoform X3, producing the protein MIHKGPRPLVLCGPSGTGKSTLIKRLFDEFPDTFKFSVSHTTRMPRPGEEDGTHYHFTDKEKMQQQMKNGEFIETATFSGNLYGTSKRAVEEVQRVGKICVLDIDIQGVKQIKRTDLNPFYVFVKPPSIEELERRLKARNTETEESLERRLSIARSELEYGETPGNFDVVIENDELEKTYEILRNFILATYNLRCSTGGTTS; encoded by the exons ATGATTCACAAAGGACCACGTCCGTTGGTACTCTGTGGCCCCTCCGGCACTGGCAAGAGTACCTTGATAAAACGATTGTTTGACGAATTTCCTGACACCTTCAAATTTTCGGTATCCCATACGACTAGAATGCCACGGCCTGGCGAAGAGGATGGGACTCACTATCATTTCAcagacaaagaaaaaatgcaaCAACAAATGAAAAATGGCGAGTTTATTGAAACTGCTACATTTAGCGGAAATCTATATGGGACGAG CAAACGAGCGGTCGAGGAGGTGCAGCGCGTAGGAAAGATATGCGTATTAGATATCGATATACAAGGTGTGAAACAAATCAAACGCACCGATCTCAATCCCTTTTACGTATTCGTGAAACCACCGTCCATTGAGGAATTGGAGCGACGATTAAAGGCTAGAAATACAGAAACTGAAGAATCCTTGGAGCGCAGATTATCGATTGCCAGATCTGAGCTAGAATACG GTGAAACACCGGGTAACTTTGACGTTGTCATAGAAAATGACGAATTGGAAAAAACCTATGAGATTTTGCGCAACTTTATATTGGCCACGTATAATCTGCGTTGCAGTACAG gcgGGACAACAAGCTAG
- the LOC139817455 gene encoding uncharacterized protein isoform X2, with protein sequence MTIHHVTLVALFALLRTRTVSTSACQWHNAIEFWSNVVCSMEDIKTVNFHDVLESGRSSIVLERCFQAFVYDIARKCETTIVSRIHALDDAENLASFVSNNDIAHIAHRFAKRASSASIWQVTSNDALPSRVRPSAAAGKIRIRSDKTFDGNTWNVHVILAKDIHSFDQIARGDTTFEWNSHDRFIVLITRFPEEQGPSNESNSRIGNILKTLWSKRKVQKIFVSEATLVNDTVRINRIVRTYNPFVKVNDSVWGKVERTSVKTAEEASSVLSHLIYRRTKNMNGYELKVGYFKQGHTLAEPTKVQSNTHYADYVFKGFDEIVLNTIARDMNFKVEHIHPTDNKSYGYQLPNGTYVGAIGDVVHGRTDVCFASFFVKKYSTNPKEDVDFTACVDFDGLCVVVPKATKIPKGIRIYHFFPLSVWICSMLAHVFTYLIWTGKKSFRATIYRSFLLTAGCPQKLPNTNAERILLSGILLANVTLVGIFSGILYNSFAHDMYYPDIDNLHDLDASGLPISLTSASLADLFDDDDDDDDVDSTSLMQSLRKKMQFGTNSISNAAHYRNVSAFARKSYFPIITEELIDTDGGPLLHLVEECPGKFYLSYLLPKNSILNEKINAVISQLNQAGLPSLWSQHIVHTFIVQKWSLAKEKLTRNGKGMDGFVPFNLSDVQSSFYMLLIGLSISTIVFLCEKGWLKVPLLHTK encoded by the exons ATG ACGATTCATCACGTTACTCTCGTGGCATTATTTGCTCTTCTGCGTACACGTACAGTATCGACCAGCGCGTGCCAATGGCATAACGCTATAGAATTTTGGAGCAACGTCGTTTGCTCCATGGAAGATATTAAAACCGTGAATTTTCACGATGTGCTCGAGAGTGGTAGGAGCTCTATCGTTCTCGAGCGATGTTTCCAGGCTTTCGTGTACGATATCGCGCGCAAGTGCGAGACAACGATCGTATCAAGGATTCATGCGCTTGACGACGCGGAAAATCTTGCATCTTTCGTGAGTAACAACGACATAGCTCACATAGCTCACAGGTTCGCAAAACGGGCATCGTCGGCATCGATCTGGCAGGTTACATCCAACGACGCGCTTCCTTCTCGAGTACGTCCGTCGGCAGCTGCAGGAAAGATTCGGATACGAAGCGATAAAACCTTTGATGGAAACACATGGAACGTGCACGTAATTCTCGCGAAAGACATACATTCCTTCGATCAGATTGCGAGAGGTGATACGACATTCGAATGGAATTCACATGATCGATTTATCGTGCTGATCACACGTTTCCCAGAGGAACAGGGACCGTCGAACGAGTCGAACTCGAGAATCGGTAATATCTTGAAGACGTTGTGGTCCAAACGTAAGGTGCAAAAGATTTTTGTCTCCGAGGCGACCCTCGTAAACGATACCGTTCGAATTAATCGAATTGTTCGCACTTACAATCCGTTCGTCAAAGTCAACGATTCTG TATGGGGCAAGGTCGAACGTACAAGTGTAAAAACGGCGGAAGAAGCATCAAGCGTACTGTCGCACTTGATATATCGCCGcacaaaaaatatgaatggATACGAATTAAAAGTGGGTTACTTCAAGCAAGGTCATACACTGGCAGAACCGACAAAAGTTCAGTCGAATACACATTATGCCGATTATGTCTTTAAGGGATTTGACGAGATAGTGCTAAATACGATAGCTCGAGACATGAATTTTAAAGTGGAACACATACACCCGACGGATAATAAATCATACGGTTATCAATTGCCCAATGGGACATACGTCGGTGCAATAG GCGACGTAGTGCACGGTAGAACGGACGTCTGCTTCGCGTCTTTCTTCGTAAAGAAATACAGCACAAATCCCAAGGAAGACGTAGACTTTACCGCGTGCGTGGACTTTGACGGATTATGCGTGGTGGTTCCTAAAGCAACCAAGATACCCAAAGGGATCCGAATATATCACTTCTTTCCGCTCTCGGTTTGGATCTGCTCGATGCTGGCGCACGTTTTCACCTATCTAATATG GACAGGAAAGAAAAGTTTCCGCGCAACGATCTATCGATCGTTTCTACTGACCGCTGGTTGTCCTCAGAAATTGCCAAACACAAACGCGGAGAGGATATTACTGTCGGGCATTCTCCTCGCTAACGTCACTTTAGTTGGCATCTTCAGCGGTATTTTGTACAATAGTTTCGCGCACGACATGTATTACCCAGACATCGATAATCTGCACGATCTCGACGCTTCGGGATTGCCGATATCCTTGACTTCCGCCAGCCTGGCCGATCTCttcgatgatgatgatgatgatgatgatgtcGATTCGACGTCACTCATGCAAAGCTTGCGAAAGAAGATGCAATTCGGTACAAACTCCATAAGCAACGCGGCTCATTATCGTAACGTTTCGGCGTTCGCTAGGAAAAGTTATTTTCCCATTATCACCGAGGAATTGATTGATACGGACGGTGGGCCGTTGCTTCATCTTGTTGAGGAATGTCCAG GTAAATTCTACTTGTCGTATTTGCTGCCCAAGAATTCGATTTTAAACGAGAAGATAAACGCCGTGATCAGTCAATTGAATCAGGCCGGTTTACCATCGTTATGGAGCCAACACATCGTTCACACCTTCATTGTTCAAAAGTGGTCACTggctaaagaaaaattaactcGAAATGGAAAGGGAATGGACGGCTTCGTGCCGTTCAATCTGTCTGACGTGCAATCGTCCTTTTATATGCTACTGATAGGATTATCAATATCTACGATAGTATTTCTTTGCGAGAAGGGTTGGCTGAAAGTACCATTGTTGCATACTAAGTAA
- the LOC139817474 gene encoding guanylate kinase isoform X2, with translation MPILPIQWFRTIKIGYSNMIHKGPRPLVLCGPSGTGKSTLIKRLFDEFPDTFKFSVSHTTRMPRPGEEDGTHYHFTDKEKMQQQMKNGEFIETATFSGNLYGTSKRAVEEVQRVGKICVLDIDIQGVKQIKRTDLNPFYVFVKPPSIEELERRLKARNTETEESLERRLSIARSELEYGETPGNFDVVIENDELEKTYEILRNFILATYNLRCSTENIF, from the exons ATGCCCATATTGCCCATACAATGGTTTAGGACAATAAAGATAG GCTATTCCAATATGATTCACAAAGGACCACGTCCGTTGGTACTCTGTGGCCCCTCCGGCACTGGCAAGAGTACCTTGATAAAACGATTGTTTGACGAATTTCCTGACACCTTCAAATTTTCGGTATCCCATACGACTAGAATGCCACGGCCTGGCGAAGAGGATGGGACTCACTATCATTTCAcagacaaagaaaaaatgcaaCAACAAATGAAAAATGGCGAGTTTATTGAAACTGCTACATTTAGCGGAAATCTATATGGGACGAG CAAACGAGCGGTCGAGGAGGTGCAGCGCGTAGGAAAGATATGCGTATTAGATATCGATATACAAGGTGTGAAACAAATCAAACGCACCGATCTCAATCCCTTTTACGTATTCGTGAAACCACCGTCCATTGAGGAATTGGAGCGACGATTAAAGGCTAGAAATACAGAAACTGAAGAATCCTTGGAGCGCAGATTATCGATTGCCAGATCTGAGCTAGAATACG GTGAAACACCGGGTAACTTTGACGTTGTCATAGAAAATGACGAATTGGAAAAAACCTATGAGATTTTGCGCAACTTTATATTGGCCACGTATAATCTGCGTTGCAGTACAG aaaatattttttag
- the LOC139817455 gene encoding uncharacterized protein isoform X1, which yields MTIHHVTLVALFALLRTRTVSTSACQWHNAIEFWSNVVCSMEDIKTVNFHDVLESGRSSIVLERCFQAFVYDIARKCETTIVSRIHALDDAENLASFVSNNDIAHIAHRFAKRASSASIWQVTSNDALPSRVRPSAAAGKIRIRSDKTFDGNTWNVHVILAKDIHSFDQIARGDTTFEWNSHDRFIVLITRFPEEQGPSNESNSRIGNILKTLWSKRKVQKIFVSEATLVNDTVRINRIVRTYNPFVKVNDSVWGKVERTSVKTAEEASSVLSHLIYRRTKNMNGYELKVGYFKQGHTLAEPTKVQSNTHYADYVFKGFDEIVLNTIARDMNFKVEHIHPTDNKSYGYQLPNGTYVGAIGDVVHGRTDVCFASFFVKKYSTNPKEDVDFTACVDFDGLCVVVPKATKIPKGIRIYHFFPLSVWICSMLAHVFTYLIWYFLQVFTPGRTGKKSFRATIYRSFLLTAGCPQKLPNTNAERILLSGILLANVTLVGIFSGILYNSFAHDMYYPDIDNLHDLDASGLPISLTSASLADLFDDDDDDDDVDSTSLMQSLRKKMQFGTNSISNAAHYRNVSAFARKSYFPIITEELIDTDGGPLLHLVEECPGKFYLSYLLPKNSILNEKINAVISQLNQAGLPSLWSQHIVHTFIVQKWSLAKEKLTRNGKGMDGFVPFNLSDVQSSFYMLLIGLSISTIVFLCEKGWLKVPLLHTK from the exons ATG ACGATTCATCACGTTACTCTCGTGGCATTATTTGCTCTTCTGCGTACACGTACAGTATCGACCAGCGCGTGCCAATGGCATAACGCTATAGAATTTTGGAGCAACGTCGTTTGCTCCATGGAAGATATTAAAACCGTGAATTTTCACGATGTGCTCGAGAGTGGTAGGAGCTCTATCGTTCTCGAGCGATGTTTCCAGGCTTTCGTGTACGATATCGCGCGCAAGTGCGAGACAACGATCGTATCAAGGATTCATGCGCTTGACGACGCGGAAAATCTTGCATCTTTCGTGAGTAACAACGACATAGCTCACATAGCTCACAGGTTCGCAAAACGGGCATCGTCGGCATCGATCTGGCAGGTTACATCCAACGACGCGCTTCCTTCTCGAGTACGTCCGTCGGCAGCTGCAGGAAAGATTCGGATACGAAGCGATAAAACCTTTGATGGAAACACATGGAACGTGCACGTAATTCTCGCGAAAGACATACATTCCTTCGATCAGATTGCGAGAGGTGATACGACATTCGAATGGAATTCACATGATCGATTTATCGTGCTGATCACACGTTTCCCAGAGGAACAGGGACCGTCGAACGAGTCGAACTCGAGAATCGGTAATATCTTGAAGACGTTGTGGTCCAAACGTAAGGTGCAAAAGATTTTTGTCTCCGAGGCGACCCTCGTAAACGATACCGTTCGAATTAATCGAATTGTTCGCACTTACAATCCGTTCGTCAAAGTCAACGATTCTG TATGGGGCAAGGTCGAACGTACAAGTGTAAAAACGGCGGAAGAAGCATCAAGCGTACTGTCGCACTTGATATATCGCCGcacaaaaaatatgaatggATACGAATTAAAAGTGGGTTACTTCAAGCAAGGTCATACACTGGCAGAACCGACAAAAGTTCAGTCGAATACACATTATGCCGATTATGTCTTTAAGGGATTTGACGAGATAGTGCTAAATACGATAGCTCGAGACATGAATTTTAAAGTGGAACACATACACCCGACGGATAATAAATCATACGGTTATCAATTGCCCAATGGGACATACGTCGGTGCAATAG GCGACGTAGTGCACGGTAGAACGGACGTCTGCTTCGCGTCTTTCTTCGTAAAGAAATACAGCACAAATCCCAAGGAAGACGTAGACTTTACCGCGTGCGTGGACTTTGACGGATTATGCGTGGTGGTTCCTAAAGCAACCAAGATACCCAAAGGGATCCGAATATATCACTTCTTTCCGCTCTCGGTTTGGATCTGCTCGATGCTGGCGCACGTTTTCACCTATCTAATATGGTACTTTTTGCAAGTATTTACTCCAGGAAG GACAGGAAAGAAAAGTTTCCGCGCAACGATCTATCGATCGTTTCTACTGACCGCTGGTTGTCCTCAGAAATTGCCAAACACAAACGCGGAGAGGATATTACTGTCGGGCATTCTCCTCGCTAACGTCACTTTAGTTGGCATCTTCAGCGGTATTTTGTACAATAGTTTCGCGCACGACATGTATTACCCAGACATCGATAATCTGCACGATCTCGACGCTTCGGGATTGCCGATATCCTTGACTTCCGCCAGCCTGGCCGATCTCttcgatgatgatgatgatgatgatgatgtcGATTCGACGTCACTCATGCAAAGCTTGCGAAAGAAGATGCAATTCGGTACAAACTCCATAAGCAACGCGGCTCATTATCGTAACGTTTCGGCGTTCGCTAGGAAAAGTTATTTTCCCATTATCACCGAGGAATTGATTGATACGGACGGTGGGCCGTTGCTTCATCTTGTTGAGGAATGTCCAG GTAAATTCTACTTGTCGTATTTGCTGCCCAAGAATTCGATTTTAAACGAGAAGATAAACGCCGTGATCAGTCAATTGAATCAGGCCGGTTTACCATCGTTATGGAGCCAACACATCGTTCACACCTTCATTGTTCAAAAGTGGTCACTggctaaagaaaaattaactcGAAATGGAAAGGGAATGGACGGCTTCGTGCCGTTCAATCTGTCTGACGTGCAATCGTCCTTTTATATGCTACTGATAGGATTATCAATATCTACGATAGTATTTCTTTGCGAGAAGGGTTGGCTGAAAGTACCATTGTTGCATACTAAGTAA